One segment of Triticum aestivum cultivar Chinese Spring chromosome 2A, IWGSC CS RefSeq v2.1, whole genome shotgun sequence DNA contains the following:
- the LOC123188979 gene encoding uncharacterized protein isoform X6 has translation MAKKTPSPPPRARSRRGAAPPSPTPAAALSPPFSPAPLRTRLGAAAAAAAAAAAAAAAASSSPVEHPCVTLWEWCPVMVEGEERKLAVSGFTERNDAFTSAPIAHRYEPLTLQDEGGVVVLLHGSINLLRMRENGFSVQICEQFMIGFPSWWETWDSHMGSYPNCFIDPREGSAQFYLEKFQLGNFIQKFGPLFIEDLLNNAKNFPIDHLDAFTESSRFQEYNCGNDASTKENSAASDDARPATVANVEIGLTASSISQERDHVDIECNVSLASAETYTGDETCKEAGNQNDTMHPDAREDDAGSHLFNSDWTCTMFPDHMPNDSEGGNATSAENTTMSPDNMPNDSEGGNVTSAKNATMSPDHMSPDNMPNDSEGGNAPSAENSVELLAKYHLAIVPPESANCCSEIPGASQSVEPSSYESTPVASLKNQHCLETTEHITLTQKAVSNEDTPSSIHSDVQSQEKTVGSAEKRRSAKQVLERPTRSPMTRTSAPYGHKSRLTRSRAQSLSISTPECLKMRRTKSGRVVVPLLDPGSSRIVYDNNGLISGVAPVDGKKSARPARKTRGRL, from the exons ATGGCAAAAAAGACCCCCAGCCCTCCGCCGAGGGCAAGATCTCGCCGGGGCGCGGCGCCGCCGTCGCCAACCCCAGCCGCTGCTCTGAGCCCTCCCTTCTCCCCTGCCCCGTTGCGCACCCGCcttggcgctgctgctgctgctgcggcggcggcggccgccgccgccgccgccgcctcctcatcCCCCGTCGAGCACCCATGC GTCACGCTGTGGGAATGGTGTCCGGTGATGGTGGAAGGGGAGGAGCGGAAGCTCGCGGTTTCCGGCTTCACTGAAAG GAATGACGCATTCACTTCTGCACCCATAGCACATCGTTATGAGCCTCTCACGCTCCAGGATGAAGGTGGGGTTGTGGTGCTCCTTCATGGTTCAATTAACTTATTGCGAATGCGTGAAAATGGATTTTCTGTGCAG ATATGCGAACAATTCATGATTGGATTTCCGTCCTGGTGGGAGACTTGGGATTCACACATGGGGTCTTACCCAAACTGTTTTATTGATCCACGAGAGGGTTCAGCTCAGTTTTACCTGGAGAAATTCCAGCTAGGCAATTTTATTCAAAAGTTTGGACCCTTGTTCATCGAGGACCTTCTTAATAATGCTAAAAATTTCCCAATCGACCATCTCGATGCATTCACAGAGAGTTCAAGATTCCAGGAATACAACTGTGGAAATGATGCTTCAACCAAGGAAAATTCTGCTGCTTCAGATGATGCCAGACCCGCAACTGTAGCTAATGTGGAAATAGGCTTGACTGCGAGCAGCATTTCACAAGAAAGAGATCATGTGGACATTGAGTGTAATGTATCTCTTGCTTCTGCAGAAACATATACTGGTGATGAAACTTGCAAAGAGGCAGGAAATCAGAATGACACTATGCATCCAGATGCAAGGGAAGACGATGCTGGTAGCCATCTTTTCAACTCCGATTGGACTTGCACTATGTTCCCTGATCATATGCCCAATGACTCGGAAGGTGGAAATGCCACCAGTGCTGAAAATACCACCATGTCCCCTGATAATATGCCCAATGACTCGGAAGGTGGAAATGTCACCAGTGCTAAAAATGCCACCATGTCTCCTGATCATATGTCCCCTGATAATATGCCCAATGACTCGGAAGGTGGAAATGCCCCCAGTGCTGAAAACTCAGTAGAACTGCTGGCTAAATATCATTTAGCCATAGTACCGCCTGAAAGTGCTAATTGCTGCTCAGAGATTCCTGGTGCTTCTCAAAGTGTTGAACCCTCAA GTTATGAAAGTACTCCAGTGGCCTCATTGAAGAACCAACACTGCTTGGAAACAACTGAGCACATCACATTGACTCAGAAGGCAGTATCAAATGAAGATACACCATCTTCAATTCACTCAGATGTGCAATCTCAGGAAAAA ACTGTAGGTTCAGCAGAGAAGCGAAGATCTGCAAAGCAAGTGTTGGAGCGTCCTACTAGATCGCCAATGACCAGAACTTCAGCTCCATAT GGGCATAAATCTCGGCTTACTCGTTCTAGGGCCCAGTCATTATCTATTTCCACACCTGAGTGTCTCAAAATGAGAAGAACCAAATCAG GTCGAGTGGTAGTACCCCTATTGGATCCAGGAAGCAGTAGGATTGTCTATGATAAC AATGGGTTGATTTCAGGCGTCGCTCCTGTGGATG GGAAGAAGTCAGCGAGACCTGCAAGGAAGACAAGGGGGCGTCTCTGA
- the LOC123188979 gene encoding uncharacterized protein isoform X1, with the protein MAKKTPSPPPRARSRRGAAPPSPTPAAALSPPFSPAPLRTRLGAAAAAAAAAAAAAAAASSSPVEHPCVTLWEWCPVMVEGEERKLAVSGFTERNDAFTSAPIAHRYEPLTLQDEGGVVVLLHGSINLLRMRENGFSVQICEQFMIGFPSWWETWDSHMGSYPNCFIDPREGSAQFYLEKFQLGNFIQKFGPLFIEDLLNNAKNFPIDHLDAFTESSRFQEYNCGNDASTKENSAASDDARPATVANVEIGLTASSISQERDHVDIECNVSLASAETYTGDETCKEAGNQNDTMHPDAREDDAGSHLFNSDWTCTMFPDHMPNDSEGGNATSAENTTMSPDNMPNDSEGGNVTSAKNATMSPDHMSPDNMPNDSEGGNAPSAENSVELLAKYHLAIVPPESANCCSEIPGASQSVEPSSYESTPVASLKNQHCLETTEHITLTQKAVSNEDTPSSIHSDVQSQEKQTVGSAEKRRSAKQVLERPTRSPMTRTSAPYGHKSRLTRSRAQSLSISTPECLKMRRTKSEWVDFRRRSCGWEEVSETCKEDKGASLSDLLDCPEANNLEFRHGSPKAPAPAPSGRRQYKIHLFVRWNISAGYLLIRTL; encoded by the exons ATGGCAAAAAAGACCCCCAGCCCTCCGCCGAGGGCAAGATCTCGCCGGGGCGCGGCGCCGCCGTCGCCAACCCCAGCCGCTGCTCTGAGCCCTCCCTTCTCCCCTGCCCCGTTGCGCACCCGCcttggcgctgctgctgctgctgcggcggcggcggccgccgccgccgccgccgcctcctcatcCCCCGTCGAGCACCCATGC GTCACGCTGTGGGAATGGTGTCCGGTGATGGTGGAAGGGGAGGAGCGGAAGCTCGCGGTTTCCGGCTTCACTGAAAG GAATGACGCATTCACTTCTGCACCCATAGCACATCGTTATGAGCCTCTCACGCTCCAGGATGAAGGTGGGGTTGTGGTGCTCCTTCATGGTTCAATTAACTTATTGCGAATGCGTGAAAATGGATTTTCTGTGCAG ATATGCGAACAATTCATGATTGGATTTCCGTCCTGGTGGGAGACTTGGGATTCACACATGGGGTCTTACCCAAACTGTTTTATTGATCCACGAGAGGGTTCAGCTCAGTTTTACCTGGAGAAATTCCAGCTAGGCAATTTTATTCAAAAGTTTGGACCCTTGTTCATCGAGGACCTTCTTAATAATGCTAAAAATTTCCCAATCGACCATCTCGATGCATTCACAGAGAGTTCAAGATTCCAGGAATACAACTGTGGAAATGATGCTTCAACCAAGGAAAATTCTGCTGCTTCAGATGATGCCAGACCCGCAACTGTAGCTAATGTGGAAATAGGCTTGACTGCGAGCAGCATTTCACAAGAAAGAGATCATGTGGACATTGAGTGTAATGTATCTCTTGCTTCTGCAGAAACATATACTGGTGATGAAACTTGCAAAGAGGCAGGAAATCAGAATGACACTATGCATCCAGATGCAAGGGAAGACGATGCTGGTAGCCATCTTTTCAACTCCGATTGGACTTGCACTATGTTCCCTGATCATATGCCCAATGACTCGGAAGGTGGAAATGCCACCAGTGCTGAAAATACCACCATGTCCCCTGATAATATGCCCAATGACTCGGAAGGTGGAAATGTCACCAGTGCTAAAAATGCCACCATGTCTCCTGATCATATGTCCCCTGATAATATGCCCAATGACTCGGAAGGTGGAAATGCCCCCAGTGCTGAAAACTCAGTAGAACTGCTGGCTAAATATCATTTAGCCATAGTACCGCCTGAAAGTGCTAATTGCTGCTCAGAGATTCCTGGTGCTTCTCAAAGTGTTGAACCCTCAA GTTATGAAAGTACTCCAGTGGCCTCATTGAAGAACCAACACTGCTTGGAAACAACTGAGCACATCACATTGACTCAGAAGGCAGTATCAAATGAAGATACACCATCTTCAATTCACTCAGATGTGCAATCTCAGGAAAAA CAGACTGTAGGTTCAGCAGAGAAGCGAAGATCTGCAAAGCAAGTGTTGGAGCGTCCTACTAGATCGCCAATGACCAGAACTTCAGCTCCATAT GGGCATAAATCTCGGCTTACTCGTTCTAGGGCCCAGTCATTATCTATTTCCACACCTGAGTGTCTCAAAATGAGAAGAACCAAATCAG AATGGGTTGATTTCAGGCGTCGCTCCTGTGGATG GGAAGAAGTCAGCGAGACCTGCAAGGAAGACAAGGGGGCGTCTCTGAGTGACCTCTTGGACTGTCCAGAAGCTAACAACCTGGAATTTCGACATGGAAGTCCCAAGGCTCCAGCACCAGCACCAAGCGGTCGGCGACAGTATAAGATCCACTTGTTTGTACGGTGGAACATCTCTGCTGGATATTTGCTGATTAGGACCTTGTAA
- the LOC123188979 gene encoding uncharacterized protein isoform X3, whose product MAKKTPSPPPRARSRRGAAPPSPTPAAALSPPFSPAPLRTRLGAAAAAAAAAAAAAAAASSSPVEHPCVTLWEWCPVMVEGEERKLAVSGFTERNDAFTSAPIAHRYEPLTLQDEGGVVVLLHGSINLLRMRENGFSVQICEQFMIGFPSWWETWDSHMGSYPNCFIDPREGSAQFYLEKFQLGNFIQKFGPLFIEDLLNNAKNFPIDHLDAFTESSRFQEYNCGNDASTKENSAASDDARPATVANVEIGLTASSISQERDHVDIECNVSLASAETYTGDETCKEAGNQNDTMHPDAREDDAGSHLFNSDWTCTMFPDHMPNDSEGGNATSAENTTMSPDNMPNDSEGGNVTSAKNATMSPDHMSPDNMPNDSEGGNAPSAENSVELLAKYHLAIVPPESANCCSEIPGASQSVEPSSYESTPVASLKNQHCLETTEHITLTQKAVSNEDTPSSIHSDVQSQEKQTVGSAEKRRSAKQVLERPTRSPMTRTSAPYGHKSRLTRSRAQSLSISTPECLKMRRTKSGRVVVPLLDPGSSRIVYDNNGLISGVAPVDGLEAPLPNLHATQYYVYSFPSVSIIITCVLG is encoded by the exons ATGGCAAAAAAGACCCCCAGCCCTCCGCCGAGGGCAAGATCTCGCCGGGGCGCGGCGCCGCCGTCGCCAACCCCAGCCGCTGCTCTGAGCCCTCCCTTCTCCCCTGCCCCGTTGCGCACCCGCcttggcgctgctgctgctgctgcggcggcggcggccgccgccgccgccgccgcctcctcatcCCCCGTCGAGCACCCATGC GTCACGCTGTGGGAATGGTGTCCGGTGATGGTGGAAGGGGAGGAGCGGAAGCTCGCGGTTTCCGGCTTCACTGAAAG GAATGACGCATTCACTTCTGCACCCATAGCACATCGTTATGAGCCTCTCACGCTCCAGGATGAAGGTGGGGTTGTGGTGCTCCTTCATGGTTCAATTAACTTATTGCGAATGCGTGAAAATGGATTTTCTGTGCAG ATATGCGAACAATTCATGATTGGATTTCCGTCCTGGTGGGAGACTTGGGATTCACACATGGGGTCTTACCCAAACTGTTTTATTGATCCACGAGAGGGTTCAGCTCAGTTTTACCTGGAGAAATTCCAGCTAGGCAATTTTATTCAAAAGTTTGGACCCTTGTTCATCGAGGACCTTCTTAATAATGCTAAAAATTTCCCAATCGACCATCTCGATGCATTCACAGAGAGTTCAAGATTCCAGGAATACAACTGTGGAAATGATGCTTCAACCAAGGAAAATTCTGCTGCTTCAGATGATGCCAGACCCGCAACTGTAGCTAATGTGGAAATAGGCTTGACTGCGAGCAGCATTTCACAAGAAAGAGATCATGTGGACATTGAGTGTAATGTATCTCTTGCTTCTGCAGAAACATATACTGGTGATGAAACTTGCAAAGAGGCAGGAAATCAGAATGACACTATGCATCCAGATGCAAGGGAAGACGATGCTGGTAGCCATCTTTTCAACTCCGATTGGACTTGCACTATGTTCCCTGATCATATGCCCAATGACTCGGAAGGTGGAAATGCCACCAGTGCTGAAAATACCACCATGTCCCCTGATAATATGCCCAATGACTCGGAAGGTGGAAATGTCACCAGTGCTAAAAATGCCACCATGTCTCCTGATCATATGTCCCCTGATAATATGCCCAATGACTCGGAAGGTGGAAATGCCCCCAGTGCTGAAAACTCAGTAGAACTGCTGGCTAAATATCATTTAGCCATAGTACCGCCTGAAAGTGCTAATTGCTGCTCAGAGATTCCTGGTGCTTCTCAAAGTGTTGAACCCTCAA GTTATGAAAGTACTCCAGTGGCCTCATTGAAGAACCAACACTGCTTGGAAACAACTGAGCACATCACATTGACTCAGAAGGCAGTATCAAATGAAGATACACCATCTTCAATTCACTCAGATGTGCAATCTCAGGAAAAA CAGACTGTAGGTTCAGCAGAGAAGCGAAGATCTGCAAAGCAAGTGTTGGAGCGTCCTACTAGATCGCCAATGACCAGAACTTCAGCTCCATAT GGGCATAAATCTCGGCTTACTCGTTCTAGGGCCCAGTCATTATCTATTTCCACACCTGAGTGTCTCAAAATGAGAAGAACCAAATCAG GTCGAGTGGTAGTACCCCTATTGGATCCAGGAAGCAGTAGGATTGTCTATGATAAC AATGGGTTGATTTCAGGCGTCGCTCCTGTGGATGGTTTGGAAGCTCCCCTGCCAAATTTGCATGCCACTCAGTACTACGTATATAGTTTTCCCTCGGTAAGCATAATAATCACGTGTGTCCTTGGGTGA
- the LOC123188979 gene encoding uncharacterized protein isoform X8, protein MAKKTPSPPPRARSRRGAAPPSPTPAAALSPPFSPAPLRTRLGAAAAAAAAAAAAAAAASSSPVEHPCVTLWEWCPVMVEGEERKLAVSGFTERNDAFTSAPIAHRYEPLTLQDEGGVVVLLHGSINLLRMRENGFSVQICEQFMIGFPSWWETWDSHMGSYPNCFIDPREGSAQFYLEKFQLGNFIQKFGPLFIEDLLNNAKNFPIDHLDAFTESSRFQEYNCGNDASTKENSAASDDARPATVANVEIGLTASSISQERDHVDIECNVSLASAETYTGDETCKEAGNQNDTMHPDAREDDAGSHLFNSDWTCTMFPDHMPNDSEGGNATSAENTTMSPDNMPNDSEGGNVTSAKNATMSPDHMSPDNMPNDSEGGNAPSAENSVELLAKYHLAIVPPESANCCSEIPGASQSVEPSSYESTPVASLKNQHCLETTEHITLTQKAVSNEDTPSSIHSDVQSQEKQTVGSAEKRRSAKQVLERPTRSPMTRTSAPYNGLISGVAPVDGLEAPLPNLHATQYYVYSFPSVSIIITCVLG, encoded by the exons ATGGCAAAAAAGACCCCCAGCCCTCCGCCGAGGGCAAGATCTCGCCGGGGCGCGGCGCCGCCGTCGCCAACCCCAGCCGCTGCTCTGAGCCCTCCCTTCTCCCCTGCCCCGTTGCGCACCCGCcttggcgctgctgctgctgctgcggcggcggcggccgccgccgccgccgccgcctcctcatcCCCCGTCGAGCACCCATGC GTCACGCTGTGGGAATGGTGTCCGGTGATGGTGGAAGGGGAGGAGCGGAAGCTCGCGGTTTCCGGCTTCACTGAAAG GAATGACGCATTCACTTCTGCACCCATAGCACATCGTTATGAGCCTCTCACGCTCCAGGATGAAGGTGGGGTTGTGGTGCTCCTTCATGGTTCAATTAACTTATTGCGAATGCGTGAAAATGGATTTTCTGTGCAG ATATGCGAACAATTCATGATTGGATTTCCGTCCTGGTGGGAGACTTGGGATTCACACATGGGGTCTTACCCAAACTGTTTTATTGATCCACGAGAGGGTTCAGCTCAGTTTTACCTGGAGAAATTCCAGCTAGGCAATTTTATTCAAAAGTTTGGACCCTTGTTCATCGAGGACCTTCTTAATAATGCTAAAAATTTCCCAATCGACCATCTCGATGCATTCACAGAGAGTTCAAGATTCCAGGAATACAACTGTGGAAATGATGCTTCAACCAAGGAAAATTCTGCTGCTTCAGATGATGCCAGACCCGCAACTGTAGCTAATGTGGAAATAGGCTTGACTGCGAGCAGCATTTCACAAGAAAGAGATCATGTGGACATTGAGTGTAATGTATCTCTTGCTTCTGCAGAAACATATACTGGTGATGAAACTTGCAAAGAGGCAGGAAATCAGAATGACACTATGCATCCAGATGCAAGGGAAGACGATGCTGGTAGCCATCTTTTCAACTCCGATTGGACTTGCACTATGTTCCCTGATCATATGCCCAATGACTCGGAAGGTGGAAATGCCACCAGTGCTGAAAATACCACCATGTCCCCTGATAATATGCCCAATGACTCGGAAGGTGGAAATGTCACCAGTGCTAAAAATGCCACCATGTCTCCTGATCATATGTCCCCTGATAATATGCCCAATGACTCGGAAGGTGGAAATGCCCCCAGTGCTGAAAACTCAGTAGAACTGCTGGCTAAATATCATTTAGCCATAGTACCGCCTGAAAGTGCTAATTGCTGCTCAGAGATTCCTGGTGCTTCTCAAAGTGTTGAACCCTCAA GTTATGAAAGTACTCCAGTGGCCTCATTGAAGAACCAACACTGCTTGGAAACAACTGAGCACATCACATTGACTCAGAAGGCAGTATCAAATGAAGATACACCATCTTCAATTCACTCAGATGTGCAATCTCAGGAAAAA CAGACTGTAGGTTCAGCAGAGAAGCGAAGATCTGCAAAGCAAGTGTTGGAGCGTCCTACTAGATCGCCAATGACCAGAACTTCAGCTCCATAT AATGGGTTGATTTCAGGCGTCGCTCCTGTGGATGGTTTGGAAGCTCCCCTGCCAAATTTGCATGCCACTCAGTACTACGTATATAGTTTTCCCTCGGTAAGCATAATAATCACGTGTGTCCTTGGGTGA
- the LOC123188979 gene encoding uncharacterized protein isoform X10, whose amino-acid sequence MAKKTPSPPPRARSRRGAAPPSPTPAAALSPPFSPAPLRTRLGAAAAAAAAAAAAAAAASSSPVEHPCVTLWEWCPVMVEGEERKLAVSGFTERNDAFTSAPIAHRYEPLTLQDEGGVVVLLHGSINLLRMRENGFSVQICEQFMIGFPSWWETWDSHMGSYPNCFIDPREGSAQFYLEKFQLGNFIQKFGPLFIEDLLNNAKNFPIDHLDAFTESSRFQEYNCGNDASTKENSAASDDARPATVANVEIGLTASSISQERDHVDIECNVSLASAETYTGDETCKEAGNQNDTMHPDAREDDAGSHLFNSDWTCTMFPDHMPNDSEGGNATSAENTTMSPDNMPNDSEGGNVTSAKNATMSPDHMSPDNMPNDSEGGNAPSAENSVELLAKYHLAIVPPESANCCSEIPGASQSVEPSSYESTPVASLKNQHCLETTEHITLTQKAVSNEDTPSSIHSDVQSQEKQTVGSAEKRRSAKQVLERPTRSPMTRTSAPYNGLISGVAPVDGKKSARPARKTRGRL is encoded by the exons ATGGCAAAAAAGACCCCCAGCCCTCCGCCGAGGGCAAGATCTCGCCGGGGCGCGGCGCCGCCGTCGCCAACCCCAGCCGCTGCTCTGAGCCCTCCCTTCTCCCCTGCCCCGTTGCGCACCCGCcttggcgctgctgctgctgctgcggcggcggcggccgccgccgccgccgccgcctcctcatcCCCCGTCGAGCACCCATGC GTCACGCTGTGGGAATGGTGTCCGGTGATGGTGGAAGGGGAGGAGCGGAAGCTCGCGGTTTCCGGCTTCACTGAAAG GAATGACGCATTCACTTCTGCACCCATAGCACATCGTTATGAGCCTCTCACGCTCCAGGATGAAGGTGGGGTTGTGGTGCTCCTTCATGGTTCAATTAACTTATTGCGAATGCGTGAAAATGGATTTTCTGTGCAG ATATGCGAACAATTCATGATTGGATTTCCGTCCTGGTGGGAGACTTGGGATTCACACATGGGGTCTTACCCAAACTGTTTTATTGATCCACGAGAGGGTTCAGCTCAGTTTTACCTGGAGAAATTCCAGCTAGGCAATTTTATTCAAAAGTTTGGACCCTTGTTCATCGAGGACCTTCTTAATAATGCTAAAAATTTCCCAATCGACCATCTCGATGCATTCACAGAGAGTTCAAGATTCCAGGAATACAACTGTGGAAATGATGCTTCAACCAAGGAAAATTCTGCTGCTTCAGATGATGCCAGACCCGCAACTGTAGCTAATGTGGAAATAGGCTTGACTGCGAGCAGCATTTCACAAGAAAGAGATCATGTGGACATTGAGTGTAATGTATCTCTTGCTTCTGCAGAAACATATACTGGTGATGAAACTTGCAAAGAGGCAGGAAATCAGAATGACACTATGCATCCAGATGCAAGGGAAGACGATGCTGGTAGCCATCTTTTCAACTCCGATTGGACTTGCACTATGTTCCCTGATCATATGCCCAATGACTCGGAAGGTGGAAATGCCACCAGTGCTGAAAATACCACCATGTCCCCTGATAATATGCCCAATGACTCGGAAGGTGGAAATGTCACCAGTGCTAAAAATGCCACCATGTCTCCTGATCATATGTCCCCTGATAATATGCCCAATGACTCGGAAGGTGGAAATGCCCCCAGTGCTGAAAACTCAGTAGAACTGCTGGCTAAATATCATTTAGCCATAGTACCGCCTGAAAGTGCTAATTGCTGCTCAGAGATTCCTGGTGCTTCTCAAAGTGTTGAACCCTCAA GTTATGAAAGTACTCCAGTGGCCTCATTGAAGAACCAACACTGCTTGGAAACAACTGAGCACATCACATTGACTCAGAAGGCAGTATCAAATGAAGATACACCATCTTCAATTCACTCAGATGTGCAATCTCAGGAAAAA CAGACTGTAGGTTCAGCAGAGAAGCGAAGATCTGCAAAGCAAGTGTTGGAGCGTCCTACTAGATCGCCAATGACCAGAACTTCAGCTCCATAT AATGGGTTGATTTCAGGCGTCGCTCCTGTGGATG GGAAGAAGTCAGCGAGACCTGCAAGGAAGACAAGGGGGCGTCTCTGA
- the LOC123188979 gene encoding uncharacterized protein isoform X5: MAKKTPSPPPRARSRRGAAPPSPTPAAALSPPFSPAPLRTRLGAAAAAAAAAAAAAAAASSSPVEHPCVTLWEWCPVMVEGEERKLAVSGFTERNDAFTSAPIAHRYEPLTLQDEGGVVVLLHGSINLLRMRENGFSVQICEQFMIGFPSWWETWDSHMGSYPNCFIDPREGSAQFYLEKFQLGNFIQKFGPLFIEDLLNNAKNFPIDHLDAFTESSRFQEYNCGNDASTKENSAASDDARPATVANVEIGLTASSISQERDHVDIECNVSLASAETYTGDETCKEAGNQNDTMHPDAREDDAGSHLFNSDWTCTMFPDHMPNDSEGGNATSAENTTMSPDNMPNDSEGGNVTSAKNATMSPDHMSPDNMPNDSEGGNAPSAENSVELLAKYHLAIVPPESANCCSEIPGASQSVEPSSYESTPVASLKNQHCLETTEHITLTQKAVSNEDTPSSIHSDVQSQEKQTVGSAEKRRSAKQVLERPTRSPMTRTSAPYGHKSRLTRSRAQSLSISTPECLKMRRTKSGRVVVPLLDPGSSRIVYDNNGLISGVAPVDGKKSARPARKTRGRL; the protein is encoded by the exons ATGGCAAAAAAGACCCCCAGCCCTCCGCCGAGGGCAAGATCTCGCCGGGGCGCGGCGCCGCCGTCGCCAACCCCAGCCGCTGCTCTGAGCCCTCCCTTCTCCCCTGCCCCGTTGCGCACCCGCcttggcgctgctgctgctgctgcggcggcggcggccgccgccgccgccgccgcctcctcatcCCCCGTCGAGCACCCATGC GTCACGCTGTGGGAATGGTGTCCGGTGATGGTGGAAGGGGAGGAGCGGAAGCTCGCGGTTTCCGGCTTCACTGAAAG GAATGACGCATTCACTTCTGCACCCATAGCACATCGTTATGAGCCTCTCACGCTCCAGGATGAAGGTGGGGTTGTGGTGCTCCTTCATGGTTCAATTAACTTATTGCGAATGCGTGAAAATGGATTTTCTGTGCAG ATATGCGAACAATTCATGATTGGATTTCCGTCCTGGTGGGAGACTTGGGATTCACACATGGGGTCTTACCCAAACTGTTTTATTGATCCACGAGAGGGTTCAGCTCAGTTTTACCTGGAGAAATTCCAGCTAGGCAATTTTATTCAAAAGTTTGGACCCTTGTTCATCGAGGACCTTCTTAATAATGCTAAAAATTTCCCAATCGACCATCTCGATGCATTCACAGAGAGTTCAAGATTCCAGGAATACAACTGTGGAAATGATGCTTCAACCAAGGAAAATTCTGCTGCTTCAGATGATGCCAGACCCGCAACTGTAGCTAATGTGGAAATAGGCTTGACTGCGAGCAGCATTTCACAAGAAAGAGATCATGTGGACATTGAGTGTAATGTATCTCTTGCTTCTGCAGAAACATATACTGGTGATGAAACTTGCAAAGAGGCAGGAAATCAGAATGACACTATGCATCCAGATGCAAGGGAAGACGATGCTGGTAGCCATCTTTTCAACTCCGATTGGACTTGCACTATGTTCCCTGATCATATGCCCAATGACTCGGAAGGTGGAAATGCCACCAGTGCTGAAAATACCACCATGTCCCCTGATAATATGCCCAATGACTCGGAAGGTGGAAATGTCACCAGTGCTAAAAATGCCACCATGTCTCCTGATCATATGTCCCCTGATAATATGCCCAATGACTCGGAAGGTGGAAATGCCCCCAGTGCTGAAAACTCAGTAGAACTGCTGGCTAAATATCATTTAGCCATAGTACCGCCTGAAAGTGCTAATTGCTGCTCAGAGATTCCTGGTGCTTCTCAAAGTGTTGAACCCTCAA GTTATGAAAGTACTCCAGTGGCCTCATTGAAGAACCAACACTGCTTGGAAACAACTGAGCACATCACATTGACTCAGAAGGCAGTATCAAATGAAGATACACCATCTTCAATTCACTCAGATGTGCAATCTCAGGAAAAA CAGACTGTAGGTTCAGCAGAGAAGCGAAGATCTGCAAAGCAAGTGTTGGAGCGTCCTACTAGATCGCCAATGACCAGAACTTCAGCTCCATAT GGGCATAAATCTCGGCTTACTCGTTCTAGGGCCCAGTCATTATCTATTTCCACACCTGAGTGTCTCAAAATGAGAAGAACCAAATCAG GTCGAGTGGTAGTACCCCTATTGGATCCAGGAAGCAGTAGGATTGTCTATGATAAC AATGGGTTGATTTCAGGCGTCGCTCCTGTGGATG GGAAGAAGTCAGCGAGACCTGCAAGGAAGACAAGGGGGCGTCTCTGA